DNA from bacterium:
TGTAGTTCCATCAAATTTCGCAAGACCCTCATAATAATCATCAATAGTATACGCAGGATTATAAGTACCCATCCAAATATTACTTCCTTCTATTGCAATAGCCCCAACACCGTTATAAGGCAAGCTAGAATTTGAGGCGTCAAACACAGTCCAGTTAGTACCGTCAAACTTCACTAGTCCACCACTAGTCCCCATCCAAATGTTGCTTCCTTCTACTACAATAGAATTAACACGGTTCGTAGGTAAACCGGAATTTGAGCTATCATACACGGTCCAGTTAGTTCCGTCAAACTTCACAATGCCACTGCGAATGGAATAATAATGGTCAAAAGTACTCATCCATATGTTACTCCCTTCTACTGCAAGAACATTGACACAGTTATGAGGCAAGCCGGAATTTAAAGTGTCATAGACGGTCCAGTTAGTGCCGTCAAATTTAGCAAGTCCACCATTCCAAGTACCCATCCATACATTACTTCCTTGTATCCCAATAGCCATAACCGCGTAATCCGGCAACCCGGAATTTGATGAGTCGTATACAGTCCAGTTAGTGCCGCCGTCAAACTTTGCAAGACCACCATATTCGGCTTGAGAATATTCAGCGCCAATCCAGATATTGCTTCCTTCTATTGCAATATCAAAAACAGCATTGCCAGGTAAAGCGGAATTTGAAGGGTTGAACGAAGTCCATGTAGTTCCATCAAATTTTGTAAGACCACCACCATAAGATTGTCCCGTAGTTCCAATCCAAACATTACTTCCTTGCATTGTAATGGCACAGACATAGTTCTCAAGCAAACCGGAATTTGAAGTATTATACGCAGTCCAGTTAGTACCGTCAAATTTTGCAAGACCACCACCACAAATACCCAAGGTCCCCATCCAAACATTGCTTCCTTCTGTTGCAAGAGAAATTATAGAGTTATAAGGCAACCCGGAATTACTCGTGTCATACACAGTCCAGTTCGTGCCATCAAACTTAGCAAGACCGTCATAAGTGCCAATCCAAATATTACTTCCCTGTATTGCAAGAGTCCTAAGCCAGTTATTCGGCAACCCGGAATTTGAAGCATCATACATAACCCAATTAGTATTATCGAACTTTGCAAGATATCCGTTAGTAGCAATCCATTTGTCGCCAGTCGTCCCTTCTATCCCAAGAGCATATACAGCACCAATATGCTCTCCGGAATTTAAGGAGTCATATACAGTCCAGTTAGTTCCGTCAAACTTTGCAAGGCCACTATTATCCCAATCACCAGTGGTGCCAATCCAGATATTGCTTCCTTCTATTGCAATAGCATTAATCCGGTTATTAGGCAAACCGGAATTACTCGTGTCATACACAGTCCAGTTCGTGCCATCAAATTTTGCAAGACCCTTATAAGTGCCAATCCAAATATTACTTCCCTGTATTGCAAGAGCAGTGACGCTACTCGGCAACTCGGAATTTGAGGTATTATACGCAGTCCAGTTAGTACCGTCAAACTTCACAAGACCGCCAGCACCAACCCATATATTACTTCCTTCTATTGCAAGCGTATTGATACTATTATAGGGCAATCCAGAATTTGAAGCATTATAAAATGTCATTTCTGAAGTAGTTTTGTTCATTTTTACGAGACCACCCTCAGTGCCAATCCATAATTCAGTTGCGTTATCGGCAATAGCCGTGACACATTGGCCATCGGTATAATTGGTCCAACCTGCGTGTTGAGCAAAACTGTTAGATACAACTGCGGTAAGAA
Protein-coding regions in this window:
- a CDS encoding two-component regulator propeller domain-containing protein: MGKNVFLFSVFILTAVVSNSFAQHAGWTNYTDGQCVTAIADNATELWIGTEGGLVKMNKTTSEMTFYNASNSGLPYNSINTLAIEGSNIWVGAGGLVKFDGTNWTAYNTSNSELPSSVTALAIQGSNIWIGTYKGLAKFDGTNWTVYDTSNSGLPNNRINAIAIEGSNIWIGTTGDWDNSGLAKFDGTNWTVYDSLNSGEHIGAVYALGIEGTTGDKWIATNGYLAKFDNTNWVMYDASNSGLPNNWLRTLAIQGSNIWIGTYDGLAKFDGTNWTVYDTSNSGLPYNSIISLATEGSNVWMGTLGICGGGLAKFDGTNWTAYNTSNSGLLENYVCAITMQGSNVWIGTTGQSYGGGLTKFDGTTWTSFNPSNSALPGNAVFDIAIEGSNIWIGAEYSQAEYGGLAKFDGGTNWTVYDSSNSGLPDYAVMAIGIQGSNVWMGTWNGGLAKFDGTNWTVYDTLNSGLPHNCVNVLAVEGSNIWMSTFDHYYSIRSGIVKFDGTNWTVYDSSNSGLPTNRVNSIVVEGSNIWMGTSGGLVKFDGTNWTVFDASNSSLPYNGVGAIAIEGSNIWMGTYNPAYTIDDYYEGLAKFDGTTWTVYDTSNSGLPDNDINVLAIEGNNIWIGTYGGGIVVYNTAAVEESSISDFGFRNLDLKINKNPFIKSTVITYQLPKLSTLNSQLLTLKLYDLSGRCVKTLINELKPAGTYNLTLNANELKLKTGVYFLTLSTGTSKVTKKLILMK